A genomic window from Cytobacillus suaedae includes:
- a CDS encoding divergent PAP2 family protein — translation MDLFTNFPLWAALAAIGFAQFVKVPIQFIASRKVDWSLITSTGGMPSSHSAAVTALTTGIGIEEGVGSPLFAVSAVFAIIVMFDATGVRRHAGEQATVLNRLVIDFNRFVEEARMWPKMDETEKRKELKELLGHQPIEVFFGGLSGILLTLLLHYLLVVM, via the coding sequence ATGGACTTATTCACCAATTTCCCGTTATGGGCTGCGCTGGCAGCCATTGGTTTTGCACAATTTGTAAAAGTTCCAATTCAGTTTATTGCATCAAGAAAAGTGGATTGGTCACTCATAACAAGTACTGGCGGTATGCCTAGCTCTCACTCAGCGGCGGTAACTGCGCTTACCACTGGAATTGGAATTGAAGAAGGAGTCGGCTCCCCTCTTTTCGCGGTCTCTGCAGTTTTCGCGATTATCGTTATGTTTGATGCAACAGGAGTCCGTCGCCATGCAGGAGAACAAGCTACCGTCTTAAATCGACTTGTCATTGATTTTAATAGGTTTGTAGAAGAAGCAAGAATGTGGCCGAAGATGGATGAAACCGAAAAAAGAAAAGAACTTAAAGAGTTATTAGGACACCAGCCAATTGAAGTATTCTTCGGTGGCCTTTCTGGAATCTTACTAACACTTTTATTACATTATCTACTTGTCGTGATGTAG
- a CDS encoding DUF309 domain-containing protein, with protein sequence MNDYPMEYYQFFIHFNEGDYYTCHDLLEEMWLTEKSNLFLKGLLQMSVAIYHYEYGNVKGARLMMNAGHLYIQKYRPFYWGLDLEEVNSFIERCLSIIPQHIDRVPFEYVETLPKLPALILFMQDDS encoded by the coding sequence TTGAACGATTACCCAATGGAATATTATCAGTTCTTTATTCATTTTAACGAAGGTGATTACTACACCTGCCACGATCTACTTGAAGAAATGTGGTTAACAGAGAAAAGCAATCTTTTTCTAAAGGGTCTCCTACAAATGTCTGTAGCCATTTACCACTATGAATATGGGAATGTGAAAGGTGCCCGGTTAATGATGAATGCTGGTCATCTATATATCCAAAAATATCGTCCTTTTTATTGGGGACTCGATTTAGAAGAAGTGAACAGCTTCATTGAAAGATGCCTTTCTATTATACCACAACATATAGATCGAGTTCCGTTTGAATACGTAGAAACATTACCAAAGCTGCCTGCCTTAATTTTATTTATGCAAGATGATAGTTAG
- a CDS encoding NERD domain-containing protein: MIIKPWKKSYELMKLEALLRRLSKIHPKRQLVEKDYAIKSAGYRGEQSLDYFLSFLPEKNYMIFHNLRLKCNDNYFQIDILLVSPRFILIIETKNISGTLEFDHLNKQLIRTINDSINVYPDPVQQVKI, encoded by the coding sequence TTGATAATTAAACCTTGGAAAAAGTCATATGAATTAATGAAGTTGGAGGCTCTGTTACGAAGATTATCTAAAATTCATCCAAAGAGGCAATTAGTTGAGAAAGATTATGCAATTAAATCAGCTGGTTATAGGGGGGAGCAATCTTTGGATTATTTTTTGAGCTTTCTACCTGAAAAAAATTACATGATATTCCATAACCTCAGATTAAAGTGCAATGATAATTACTTCCAAATCGATATTCTTTTAGTTTCTCCTCGTTTCATCCTCATTATTGAAACTAAAAATATTTCAGGAACATTAGAATTCGACCACCTAAACAAACAACTTATTCGAACTATTAACGATAGCATTAACGTTTATCCAGATCCGGTTCAACAGGTTAAAATATAA
- a CDS encoding sulfite exporter TauE/SafE family protein, with product MSIGILIMGLVVGFLVGLTGVGGAALLTPFLILLGINPVVAVGTDFVYNSVTKLFGSIQHYRQKTINLKLVKYLAIGSIPSALIALLFLQIYGSTQYLQGELIKTALGYVLIIVAIATIIKTLFGQHFKKNTYMEKPLDQKVTVTIIVGVILGFIVGLTSVGSGSLFALAMLYLYNLKASELVGTDIAHAFILVTVSGIIHMGLGNVDFMLVINLLVGSIPGVILGSTLSAKVPVKPLRTFIGVLILMSGIKLIN from the coding sequence TTGAGTATAGGTATATTAATAATGGGCCTTGTTGTAGGCTTTTTGGTAGGTTTGACAGGTGTTGGTGGTGCGGCACTCTTGACACCTTTTTTAATCTTACTAGGAATTAATCCTGTGGTTGCGGTTGGTACTGATTTCGTTTATAACTCTGTTACCAAGCTTTTTGGGTCAATTCAACATTATCGTCAAAAAACGATAAACCTGAAGCTGGTGAAATATTTAGCGATAGGAAGTATACCAAGTGCACTTATTGCACTTCTATTTTTGCAAATATACGGAAGTACACAATATCTACAAGGTGAGCTTATTAAAACAGCTTTAGGTTATGTTTTAATAATTGTTGCAATCGCTACAATTATTAAAACCCTTTTTGGACAGCATTTTAAAAAGAATACCTATATGGAGAAACCGTTGGACCAAAAAGTGACAGTTACGATAATAGTTGGTGTGATATTAGGTTTTATCGTTGGATTAACTTCTGTTGGGTCGGGGTCGCTTTTTGCCTTAGCGATGCTATACTTATATAATTTAAAAGCGTCCGAACTTGTAGGAACGGACATTGCACACGCTTTTATATTAGTGACTGTAAGTGGCATTATCCATATGGGCCTTGGAAATGTGGATTTTATGCTCGTAATAAATCTGTTAGTAGGTTCTATTCCAGGTGTAATCTTAGGGAGTACACTTTCTGCAAAAGTACCAGTTAAACCTTTAAGAACATTTATAGGTGTCTTAATCTTAATGAGCGGAATAAAATTAATTAATTAA
- a CDS encoding sulfite oxidase-like oxidoreductase — MYFGKKVEKNNERIPPNQHVTTTFPVLHHGNVPYYSNLQGEWSLTLFGLIEGEPKVLSYDEFHNLPQANSLNDIHCVTGWSKLDNTWNGVLVKDLLRGIIIKPEAKFVILHAEEGWTTNLPIEDFLTETSMLAHSHNGEPLTPEHGFPVRMVIPHLYFWKSAKWLRAIEFTDKNKPGFWEKNGYHMYGDPFKEQRFSWD; from the coding sequence TTGTACTTTGGAAAGAAAGTCGAAAAGAATAATGAAAGAATACCTCCTAATCAGCATGTTACAACGACTTTCCCCGTGTTGCATCATGGCAATGTTCCTTACTATAGTAATCTTCAGGGTGAATGGAGCCTTACCTTGTTTGGCTTGATTGAAGGAGAGCCAAAGGTACTAAGCTATGATGAATTTCACAATCTTCCTCAAGCAAATTCTTTGAATGATATTCACTGTGTAACAGGTTGGTCTAAGCTTGATAACACTTGGAATGGTGTATTAGTTAAGGATTTACTAAGGGGAATTATTATTAAACCAGAAGCTAAGTTTGTCATTTTACATGCAGAAGAAGGCTGGACGACAAACCTGCCAATCGAAGATTTTCTAACGGAAACAAGTATGCTAGCCCATTCGCATAATGGTGAACCACTAACTCCGGAGCATGGTTTTCCTGTTCGAATGGTAATTCCACATTTATATTTTTGGAAAAGTGCCAAGTGGCTTCGAGCGATTGAATTTACTGATAAAAATAAGCCTGGATTTTGGGAAAAGAATGGATACCATATGTATGGTGACCCTTTTAAAGAGCAAAGGTTCAGCTGGGATTAA
- a CDS encoding leucyl aminopeptidase, with amino-acid sequence MFTVKQEFEFSKVQGTLVIGLFEKTNKLEGLAAEVDSVLEGQLTTLLKDGDVSAKKKSITKLHTLGRLPAKRIYFVGLGKEDKLSFENLRDTYGKLFKTLRGAKIEEVTIALDSFTTEAIDHTEAAHAIGEAVSLATYRFADYKQKSNEPEKDIRDVVIYSEADSEEIEAGLTVGYAYAKGTNSARTLVNLPGNMLTATDMANYAKELGEKYQFEVEILEKEEMEKLGMGALLAVNKGSVEPPKMIVLKYQGKENWEDVIGLVGKGITFDTGGYSIKPKDGIVGMKSDMGGAAAVLGAMEVIGELKPEQNVVAVIPATDNMISGSAFKPDDVITAMSGKTIEILNTDAEGRLALADAVTYAKHHGASYLVDVATLTGGVIVALGNDITGAMTNNEELFEQVLEASNEVGEPIWRLPITEKHKERVRKSPVADLNNSPGRDGHAIFAGTFIGEFAEDTPWVHLDIAGTATTNAAYDLGPSGATGVMVRTLATFVERFSVEK; translated from the coding sequence ATGTTTACTGTTAAACAGGAATTTGAATTTTCAAAGGTTCAGGGAACACTTGTTATTGGTTTATTTGAAAAAACGAATAAGTTAGAAGGATTGGCTGCTGAGGTTGACTCAGTACTAGAGGGACAACTAACAACTTTACTAAAAGACGGGGATGTTTCAGCTAAGAAAAAATCAATCACGAAATTACATACTTTAGGTAGACTTCCGGCAAAACGCATCTATTTCGTTGGTTTAGGTAAGGAAGATAAGTTATCGTTTGAAAACTTACGAGATACATATGGAAAGTTATTTAAGACACTAAGAGGCGCAAAGATTGAAGAAGTCACGATTGCCCTAGACTCATTTACTACAGAAGCGATTGACCACACTGAAGCTGCCCATGCAATTGGGGAAGCAGTCTCACTTGCAACCTATCGATTTGCAGATTATAAGCAAAAGTCAAATGAACCTGAGAAAGACATTAGAGATGTTGTTATTTATAGTGAGGCTGATTCAGAAGAAATAGAGGCAGGTTTAACGGTTGGGTATGCCTATGCAAAAGGAACAAACTCGGCTCGTACTTTGGTTAACCTTCCTGGGAATATGCTTACAGCAACTGATATGGCTAACTATGCAAAAGAGCTTGGGGAAAAATATCAATTTGAAGTTGAAATTCTTGAAAAAGAAGAAATGGAAAAGCTAGGTATGGGTGCACTATTAGCTGTTAATAAAGGCTCTGTTGAACCTCCTAAGATGATTGTTTTGAAATACCAAGGAAAAGAGAATTGGGAAGATGTAATTGGTCTTGTTGGAAAAGGGATTACATTTGATACGGGTGGCTATTCTATTAAGCCTAAGGATGGAATCGTTGGTATGAAATCTGATATGGGTGGCGCTGCTGCTGTATTAGGAGCTATGGAAGTAATCGGAGAATTAAAGCCTGAGCAAAATGTAGTTGCAGTTATTCCAGCTACCGATAATATGATTAGTGGTAGTGCGTTTAAACCAGATGACGTCATTACAGCGATGAGTGGGAAAACAATCGAAATTTTAAATACAGATGCAGAAGGCCGTCTAGCATTAGCTGATGCGGTAACATATGCAAAACATCATGGAGCGAGCTACTTAGTGGATGTAGCTACACTAACTGGTGGAGTCATCGTTGCACTTGGGAATGACATTACTGGGGCAATGACAAATAACGAGGAGCTTTTTGAACAAGTTCTTGAAGCATCAAATGAAGTTGGTGAGCCTATCTGGCGTTTACCAATCACTGAAAAGCATAAAGAACGTGTTCGTAAGAGCCCAGTGGCAGACTTAAATAACTCCCCAGGTCGAGACGGACATGCAATCTTTGCAGGTACGTTCATCGGTGAATTTGCTGAGGATACACCATGGGTACATTTAGATATTGCCGGTACAGCGACTACTAATGCTGCATACGACCTTGGTCCTTCAGGCGCAACTGGAGTTATGGTTCGTACTTTAGCAACATTTGTTGAGAGATTTTCTGTTGAGAAATAA
- a CDS encoding dimethylarginine dimethylaminohydrolase family protein — protein sequence MTTNDSRLTFCQNEYDVLKKVILCEPKYMTIRDVINETQRHFEKEGIHIEKAMQQHKELVKTLESNGIEVVLLPAEEKFHEQVFTRDIGFTLGQTTYVAEMAADARVGEENVLKKWLEDNEISYYNLIGDHIEGGDVIIDRDTVFIGLSDRTDMKAIEHMQSLMCDFEVVPIPFTETFLHLDCVFNIISPDLALFFPEAFTEKETNILSSRYELIEVSKEEQFTLGTNILSIGNKRILSLPVNQGVNEQLRSRGFEVIEVDITEIIKSGGSFRCCTMPILREA from the coding sequence ATGACTACTAACGATAGCAGATTGACATTTTGTCAAAATGAATATGATGTACTCAAGAAAGTAATTCTATGTGAGCCAAAATATATGACAATACGTGATGTTATAAATGAAACTCAACGGCACTTCGAAAAAGAAGGCATACATATTGAGAAGGCGATGCAACAGCACAAGGAGTTAGTAAAAACTTTAGAAAGTAACGGTATCGAGGTTGTTCTTTTACCTGCAGAAGAGAAATTCCACGAACAAGTTTTTACTCGGGATATCGGATTTACCTTAGGACAGACCACTTATGTTGCTGAAATGGCAGCTGATGCACGTGTAGGAGAAGAAAATGTTCTAAAAAAGTGGCTTGAAGATAATGAAATTTCCTATTATAACTTGATTGGAGATCATATTGAGGGTGGAGATGTCATAATCGACCGAGACACTGTTTTTATTGGGTTAAGTGATCGAACTGATATGAAAGCCATTGAGCATATGCAAAGTTTAATGTGTGACTTCGAAGTAGTTCCAATTCCATTTACTGAGACGTTTTTACACCTAGATTGTGTTTTTAATATCATTTCACCAGACCTAGCACTCTTTTTTCCTGAAGCGTTTACAGAAAAAGAGACCAACATTCTTTCTTCTCGTTATGAGCTTATTGAAGTTAGCAAGGAAGAACAGTTTACGTTGGGCACAAATATCTTATCAATAGGAAATAAAAGGATTCTAAGTTTACCTGTAAATCAAGGGGTAAATGAACAGCTTCGTAGTAGAGGTTTCGAGGTTATTGAGGTAGATATAACGGAAATTATAAAATCTGGTGGATCGTTCCGTTGCTGTACGATGCCGATTTTACGTGAAGCTTAA
- a CDS encoding response regulator transcription factor, whose product MRILVVEDDKSMLEVICTALRNDSYQIDACSTGDEGLLYASNAVYDLIILDIMLPGADGLTIVKHIRKKGLDTPILLLTAKDAVEDRVRGLDSGADDYLTKPFAISELLARVRALIRRKSGMHSEGHLKYGPITIRSDVHDGYVNEQALKLAGKEYDLLELFLRNPKRILTKDQIFDSIWGFESDSAPSVIDVYVHHLRKKLANYNCQGYIETIRGVGYMMKGIE is encoded by the coding sequence ATGAGGATACTTGTAGTTGAAGATGACAAATCAATGCTCGAGGTCATTTGTACAGCACTAAGAAATGACTCATATCAAATAGATGCTTGTAGTACAGGAGATGAAGGACTACTCTATGCTTCTAATGCCGTGTATGATCTTATTATTCTTGATATCATGTTACCAGGAGCCGACGGATTGACAATTGTTAAACACATTAGAAAAAAGGGACTCGATACCCCAATCTTGCTCTTAACTGCTAAGGATGCGGTAGAAGATAGAGTAAGAGGGCTAGACTCAGGGGCAGATGATTATCTGACAAAACCGTTTGCTATTTCTGAATTATTGGCTCGTGTTCGTGCACTGATTCGCAGGAAATCTGGAATGCATTCAGAGGGACATCTAAAGTATGGTCCTATAACGATTCGAAGTGATGTTCACGATGGTTATGTAAATGAACAAGCTTTGAAATTAGCAGGTAAAGAATATGATTTATTGGAGCTTTTCCTGAGGAATCCCAAACGAATTCTAACAAAAGACCAGATTTTTGATAGCATATGGGGGTTTGAGTCCGATTCTGCACCAAGTGTAATCGATGTCTATGTACACCATTTACGAAAGAAACTAGCTAATTATAATTGCCAAGGATATATTGAAACCATTCGTGGTGTAGGTTATATGATGAAAGGAATTGAGTAG
- a CDS encoding HAMP domain-containing histidine kinase produces the protein MFRKTRHRLAFTNASILFVILILFSSALYLFTEQRIYSQIDSKMITEAKPYLLDERRLLYINQHYNNRSNLTKIAQTPTLYLLWDGNRNIAFQYPLTVFENDELLFLSSTLSSSQGETVEIQNNSFRIINFVERYENGEERKILQAIRNIDQEIGMLNDLRIIILVGIGVGMVVAVITAFYLAQRALKPIQVSWDKQQQFVADASHELRTPLAAIQANTELLLHQPHQTIESESKTIANVLKETKRLNKLIDHLLTLARSDTNQLQLQKVELQLDKVLQTVIEQFSILCEIKGVMFEATVENDLKMDGDEERIKQLLYIILDNALKYTPEKGVVSLDALGNGRQVTIVVKDSGIGIKDEDLPYIFNRFYRGDKSRTGNGAGLGLSIARWIVEAHSGKIAIQSQQGKGTEVKLTF, from the coding sequence ATGTTTCGGAAAACTAGACATAGATTAGCGTTTACAAATGCGAGTATTTTGTTTGTCATTTTAATCTTGTTTAGTAGTGCATTATACCTTTTTACTGAACAACGAATTTATTCTCAGATTGATTCAAAGATGATTACTGAAGCAAAGCCGTATTTATTAGACGAGAGAAGGCTGTTATATATAAATCAACATTATAATAATCGTTCAAATTTAACGAAGATAGCCCAAACCCCAACACTCTACTTACTTTGGGATGGTAATCGAAATATTGCTTTTCAATATCCCTTGACTGTTTTTGAGAACGATGAATTGCTGTTCCTCTCATCTACTCTCTCCAGTTCACAAGGGGAAACCGTTGAAATTCAAAATAACTCATTTCGAATCATCAATTTTGTTGAAAGATATGAAAATGGAGAAGAACGAAAAATTTTACAAGCCATTCGTAACATCGACCAAGAAATAGGTATGCTGAATGACCTTAGAATCATCATTTTAGTAGGTATTGGGGTAGGGATGGTTGTAGCTGTTATTACAGCTTTTTATTTAGCTCAGAGGGCACTTAAGCCAATCCAGGTATCATGGGACAAACAGCAACAATTTGTAGCAGATGCTTCCCATGAATTACGTACACCTTTAGCGGCCATTCAAGCAAACACAGAACTTTTACTACATCAACCACATCAAACAATCGAAAGTGAAAGTAAGACAATTGCTAACGTGCTAAAAGAAACAAAAAGATTAAATAAGCTAATTGATCACTTATTAACGCTAGCAAGATCAGATACCAATCAGCTGCAATTACAAAAGGTTGAGCTACAGTTGGATAAGGTACTTCAAACGGTAATTGAACAGTTTAGTATACTTTGTGAGATAAAAGGTGTAATGTTTGAGGCCACTGTAGAAAATGACCTTAAGATGGATGGAGACGAAGAAAGAATAAAGCAATTACTTTATATCATCCTTGATAATGCCTTAAAATATACTCCTGAAAAAGGAGTTGTATCACTAGACGCTCTAGGAAATGGCCGTCAAGTAACCATTGTTGTAAAAGATAGTGGTATCGGAATAAAAGATGAAGATTTACCATATATATTTAATCGTTTTTATAGAGGTGATAAATCTCGTACTGGGAATGGTGCTGGACTTGGGTTATCCATTGCGAGGTGGATTGTAGAAGCTCATTCGGGAAAAATAGCGATTCAGAGTCAGCAAGGAAAAGGCACAGAGGTGAAATTGACTTTCTAA
- a CDS encoding biotin transporter BioY: MSSITNSKFRAIDITYVGMFAALMAIGANITSWAPFLQVANVPLSMGPFFAILAGLLLGSRLGAISMTVYMLVGIAGAPVFAQFSSGISVIIGNTGGFILSYIATAYIVGKIVESKEKPNLSVFMIAALAGIAAIYIIGTNYMYLALNVWMDVEMGYGTAWIVMTWFAVKDIVFTIIAAMIAPRIYYAIKRNSGVSTITTKAS, translated from the coding sequence ATGTCATCTATTACAAATTCTAAATTCCGTGCTATTGACATTACCTATGTTGGGATGTTTGCTGCTTTAATGGCAATTGGCGCTAACATTACTTCATGGGCACCTTTTTTACAAGTTGCGAATGTCCCTTTATCTATGGGTCCCTTTTTTGCTATTTTAGCAGGTTTACTATTAGGTAGTAGACTTGGTGCTATTTCTATGACTGTTTATATGCTAGTAGGGATCGCTGGTGCTCCTGTATTTGCTCAGTTTAGTTCAGGAATCAGTGTTATCATTGGAAATACCGGTGGATTTATTTTATCTTATATTGCTACTGCTTATATTGTTGGAAAAATTGTTGAATCAAAAGAAAAACCAAACCTGTCAGTATTTATGATAGCAGCCCTTGCTGGAATAGCAGCCATTTATATTATTGGAACAAACTATATGTACCTAGCTTTAAATGTCTGGATGGATGTTGAAATGGGCTACGGTACAGCTTGGATTGTTATGACGTGGTTTGCTGTAAAAGATATAGTCTTCACAATTATCGCTGCTATGATTGCTCCACGCATTTACTATGCAATAAAGAGGAATTCAGGTGTGAGTACGATTACGACGAAAGCATCGTAA